The following coding sequences lie in one Peribacillus frigoritolerans genomic window:
- a CDS encoding DNA-3-methyladenine glycosylase family protein: MWTEKLQVQGPYNFDLVLERLSLDPLQVVDFTNRTVKVPLYIEKEPIVLQVQAIGNIDEPSFIIKGHSEVYKSKAIERLKKVFHWHQPLEGVSRHFRESDLREIFEEHRGTAIVLDFDYYSCLVKCIIHQQLNLSFAHTLTERFVKTFGYQMEGAWFYPTPETTAQLKIEQLRAIQFSGRKAEYVIGLSEQIIQGHLNLDIMEKLSDQEVMDTLIKIRGIGRWTAENFLLFGLGRSNLFPKADIGIQNALKILYGLPQKPTLEEMESYSEKWAPYLSYASLYLWRSIEKRSEKK, from the coding sequence GTGTGGACAGAAAAATTACAGGTTCAAGGACCCTATAATTTCGATCTAGTTCTCGAACGATTATCGTTAGACCCACTTCAGGTAGTTGATTTTACTAACAGGACGGTAAAAGTTCCGCTATATATAGAAAAAGAACCAATCGTTTTGCAGGTTCAGGCAATAGGAAATATCGATGAACCATCTTTTATCATCAAAGGTCATTCAGAGGTATACAAGTCAAAAGCAATCGAACGGTTAAAAAAGGTTTTTCATTGGCATCAGCCATTAGAAGGCGTTTCCCGGCATTTCCGGGAATCCGATTTGCGGGAAATCTTCGAAGAGCACCGCGGTACTGCCATAGTCTTGGACTTCGATTACTACAGTTGCCTCGTCAAATGCATCATACATCAGCAATTGAACTTATCCTTTGCCCATACGCTTACGGAACGATTCGTTAAAACCTTCGGCTACCAGATGGAAGGTGCCTGGTTTTATCCGACGCCGGAAACAACCGCCCAACTTAAAATCGAGCAATTGAGAGCCATTCAATTCAGCGGCCGGAAAGCGGAATACGTCATCGGACTTTCCGAGCAAATCATTCAGGGCCATCTCAACCTTGATATAATGGAAAAGCTATCCGATCAAGAGGTTATGGATACACTAATAAAAATACGCGGTATCGGTAGATGGACGGCTGAAAACTTCCTGCTTTTTGGACTTGGCCGGTCGAATCTATTTCCTAAAGCCGATATTGGCATTCAAAATGCCTTGAAAATATTATATGGCTTACCGCAAAAGCCAACCCTAGAAGAAATGGAGTCCTATAGTGAGAAATGGGCTCCATATCTAAGCTACGCTTCCCTCTATTTGTGGAGAAGCATTGAAAAACGGAGTGAAAAGAAATGA
- the rlmD gene encoding 23S rRNA (uracil(1939)-C(5))-methyltransferase RlmD has protein sequence MTNIQDTKLEVNQTLPLTIKRLGINGEGVGYFKKKVVFVPGALPGEEIVALVTKVQPNFTEAKIKTIRKESPHRIAAPCPVYAECGGCQLQHLSYDQQLIEKRDIVIQAMERHSNFPVSSLNVKETIGMEDPWNYRNKSQYQVGQKDGKLIAGLYGLNSHNLIDIPNCLVQHKATNKVTRTVKKILKNLNISIYNERKRKGVIRTVITRVGFETGEVQVVLVTGAEEIPQKDQLLKQIRDQLPEVKSVVQNINNRNTSLIFGEKTIHLAGEKVINETLGDLSYELSARTFFQLNPVQTVRLYDEVKKAAALTGTEKVVDAYCGVGTIGLWLSENAMEVRGMDVIKESIEDAKKNAKKHKRDNVYYETGKAENILPRWAKEGWKPDVLVVDPPRTGCDQSLLQTILKVKPKTIVYVSCNPSTLAKDLQELSTSYRVEAIQPVDMFPQTSHVECVSQLILKEGN, from the coding sequence ATGACAAACATTCAAGATACAAAACTGGAAGTGAACCAAACCCTTCCCCTTACGATTAAACGGCTTGGCATTAATGGAGAGGGAGTCGGTTATTTCAAAAAGAAAGTCGTCTTCGTCCCAGGAGCATTGCCTGGTGAAGAAATTGTAGCTTTGGTCACAAAGGTGCAGCCAAACTTCACCGAGGCGAAAATAAAAACCATCCGTAAAGAATCACCGCATCGCATTGCAGCGCCATGTCCGGTTTACGCTGAATGCGGCGGATGTCAGTTACAGCATTTGAGCTATGACCAGCAGCTTATCGAAAAGCGCGATATCGTCATTCAAGCGATGGAACGCCATTCAAACTTCCCAGTTTCTTCATTAAATGTAAAAGAAACGATCGGTATGGAAGATCCTTGGAATTACCGCAATAAAAGTCAGTACCAAGTCGGCCAAAAAGATGGTAAATTGATTGCTGGCCTTTACGGCTTGAATTCCCATAATCTGATCGATATCCCGAATTGCCTTGTACAGCATAAGGCAACAAATAAGGTAACACGTACAGTGAAAAAGATACTAAAGAACCTGAACATCTCGATATATAACGAAAGAAAAAGAAAAGGTGTTATTCGTACGGTCATTACACGGGTAGGCTTTGAAACAGGTGAAGTGCAGGTTGTCCTTGTTACAGGTGCGGAGGAAATTCCACAAAAAGATCAGTTGCTAAAACAAATCCGGGACCAATTGCCCGAAGTGAAATCGGTCGTTCAAAACATCAACAACCGGAACACATCACTGATCTTTGGCGAAAAAACGATTCATCTGGCAGGCGAAAAAGTCATCAACGAAACATTGGGTGACCTATCATACGAACTATCAGCCCGTACATTCTTCCAGCTTAACCCCGTTCAAACTGTTCGCTTATATGATGAAGTGAAAAAAGCGGCAGCCTTAACCGGCACGGAAAAAGTGGTTGACGCTTATTGCGGTGTAGGAACCATTGGGCTATGGCTGTCTGAAAATGCCATGGAAGTCAGAGGAATGGACGTCATTAAAGAATCCATTGAGGACGCCAAGAAAAATGCCAAAAAACATAAACGCGACAATGTATACTATGAAACAGGCAAGGCCGAGAACATCCTTCCACGCTGGGCAAAAGAAGGCTGGAAACCGGACGTACTTGTCGTCGACCCGCCAAGAACCGGCTGTGACCAATCATTACTTCAGACAATCTTGAAAGTAAAGCCTAAAACCATAGTGTACGTATCATGCAACCCTTCCACATTGGCGAAGGACCTACAAGAACTGAGCACTTCTTATCGCGTTGAGGCCATACAGCCTGTGGACATGTTCCCGCAGACGAGCCATGTAGAGTGTGTCTCGCAACTCATTTTAAAAGAAGGAAACTAA
- a CDS encoding tRNA dihydrouridine synthase — protein sequence MIDNFWRDLPRPFFVLAPMEDVTDVVFRHVVSEAGRPDVFFTEFTNSDSYCHPEGMKSVRGRLTFTEDEQPMVAHIWGDNPEYFRQMSIGMAELGFKGIDINMGCPVPNVASRGKGSGLILRPDVAAELIQAAKAGGLPVSVKTRLGDNDVNEWEEWLTHILKQDIANLSIHLRTRKEMSQVDAHWELIPEIKKLRDRIAPNTLLTINGDIPDRQTGLQLAEQYGIDGVMIGRGIFKNPFAFEKEPKEHSSKEYLDLLRLQLDLQDQYAEEVPRSITGLHRFFKIYVKGFRGAGELRNQLMNTKSTDEVRALLDNFGKEC from the coding sequence ATGATAGATAATTTTTGGCGTGATTTACCACGACCATTTTTTGTACTTGCACCAATGGAAGATGTGACAGATGTTGTTTTTCGTCACGTAGTAAGTGAAGCCGGTCGACCGGATGTGTTTTTCACAGAGTTTACAAACTCGGATAGCTATTGTCATCCAGAGGGCATGAAAAGTGTGCGTGGCCGTTTGACTTTTACAGAAGATGAACAGCCAATGGTGGCACATATTTGGGGGGATAATCCCGAATATTTCCGTCAAATGAGTATTGGCATGGCAGAGCTAGGATTTAAAGGCATCGATATTAATATGGGCTGCCCTGTACCGAATGTGGCATCGAGAGGGAAAGGTAGTGGCCTTATTCTGCGTCCAGACGTTGCGGCAGAACTTATTCAAGCAGCAAAAGCGGGCGGACTGCCTGTCAGCGTGAAAACACGACTTGGCGATAATGATGTAAATGAGTGGGAGGAGTGGCTGACGCATATTTTAAAACAGGATATTGCGAACCTTTCCATTCATTTGCGTACAAGAAAGGAAATGAGCCAAGTAGATGCGCATTGGGAGCTAATTCCGGAAATCAAAAAATTACGTGACCGTATCGCACCAAATACGCTACTAACAATCAATGGAGACATTCCTGATCGTCAAACTGGGCTGCAGCTTGCTGAACAATATGGTATTGATGGCGTTATGATCGGGCGAGGTATTTTTAAAAATCCTTTTGCTTTTGAAAAAGAGCCAAAAGAGCATAGCAGTAAAGAATACCTCGATCTTTTAAGACTGCAGCTTGATCTTCAAGATCAATACGCGGAAGAAGTGCCACGTTCAATCACAGGGCTACATCGCTTTTTCAAAATTTATGTCAAAGGATTCCGTGGAGCTGGTGAATTAAGAAATCAATTGATGAACACGAAATCAACAGATGAAGTGCGTGCATTGCTTGATAACTTTGGAAAAGAATGTTGA
- a CDS encoding DUF1456 family protein, whose product MHNHDILIRLRYALDIKNKDMVEIFKLGEIEVTMEEVMQMLTKPKDDYYDEYEEYDDMDEDEDGITCNNMMLESFLNGLIIFKRGRQEPKPGQPQSQAPAVKNKESVNNILLKKLKIALSLTSEDMIDILEEAGVMITKGELSAILRKVGHRNYKECGDRYARNFLKGLTLRYRG is encoded by the coding sequence ATGCATAATCATGATATATTAATTCGATTAAGATATGCGCTTGATATTAAAAATAAAGATATGGTAGAGATATTTAAACTAGGGGAGATCGAAGTGACAATGGAAGAAGTCATGCAGATGCTCACAAAACCAAAAGATGATTATTATGATGAATATGAAGAATATGATGATATGGATGAAGATGAAGATGGGATAACCTGCAATAACATGATGTTAGAGTCCTTTTTAAATGGTTTGATCATTTTTAAAAGAGGGAGACAAGAGCCAAAACCTGGTCAGCCTCAAAGTCAGGCACCTGCTGTAAAGAATAAGGAAAGTGTGAACAATATCCTTCTGAAGAAACTGAAAATAGCATTATCATTAACCAGTGAGGATATGATTGATATTTTGGAAGAAGCAGGAGTCATGATAACCAAAGGGGAATTAAGCGCTATACTAAGAAAAGTGGGTCATAGGAATTATAAAGAGTGCGGAGATCGATACGCGAGGAATTTCTTAAAAGGATTAACTTTGAGATATAGGGGATAA
- a CDS encoding 3-hydroxyacyl-CoA dehydrogenase, which translates to MNYQNITIAGSGVLGSQIAFQTAFKGFNVSVYDINDEALERAKDRITNLKPYYKEDIGAAEEDLNTAYSRISFHSDLSAAVAEADLVIEAIPEVVQIKTDFYTELGKVAPEKTIFATNSSTLLPSQFAEATGRPKKFLALHFANEIWKNNTAEIMKHPGTDSEVFDEVIDFAKSIGMVPLPLHKEQPGYILNSLLVPLLDAAQMLLLKGVADTETIDKTWMVATGAPLGPFAILDVVGINTAYNISLAKAKATGDPEIEKLANLLKTEYIDKGKIGREAGEGFYKYPNPNFAKPDFLKG; encoded by the coding sequence ATGAATTACCAGAATATCACGATTGCCGGCAGCGGCGTTTTAGGAAGTCAGATTGCATTTCAAACCGCATTCAAAGGATTTAACGTATCAGTATATGACATCAATGATGAAGCGTTAGAACGTGCAAAAGATAGGATCACTAATTTAAAGCCCTACTATAAAGAAGACATAGGCGCTGCGGAGGAAGATCTTAATACTGCTTATTCCCGCATTTCTTTCCACAGTGATTTATCTGCGGCAGTTGCCGAAGCTGATCTTGTGATTGAAGCGATTCCGGAAGTGGTTCAAATCAAAACCGATTTTTACACAGAGTTAGGAAAAGTGGCACCTGAAAAAACAATTTTCGCCACGAACTCTTCTACATTATTACCAAGCCAATTCGCCGAAGCGACAGGCCGTCCAAAAAAATTCCTCGCTTTGCATTTCGCTAATGAAATCTGGAAAAACAATACGGCAGAAATCATGAAGCATCCTGGAACGGATAGTGAAGTGTTCGATGAAGTGATTGATTTTGCAAAATCGATTGGAATGGTTCCTTTGCCTTTACATAAAGAGCAGCCAGGCTATATTCTAAATTCCTTATTGGTTCCTCTTTTGGATGCTGCCCAAATGCTCTTATTAAAAGGAGTGGCTGATACGGAAACCATCGATAAAACGTGGATGGTCGCAACAGGGGCACCCCTTGGTCCTTTCGCCATATTGGACGTGGTAGGAATTAATACAGCTTATAATATTTCACTTGCAAAAGCGAAAGCGACAGGTGATCCAGAGATCGAAAAACTGGCTAACTTATTGAAAACAGAGTATATCGATAAAGGGAAAATCGGAAGAGAAGCAGGAGAAGGCTTCTATAAATATCCCAACCCCAATTTCGCAAAGCCAGACTTTTTAAAAGGTTAA
- a CDS encoding S-adenosylmethionine decarboxylase related protein: MDDYQKVITILGSAGGAAKSILSILNKSAIDKKDPIHLFISSCIIHLIDIKQKEEKYYHELFPQLKDQIVLHQFDLKDTKRFIKHLESTKTLCVIDLSWADTVEMLQCCDALGINYVNSALENTMIDENEELYYGFPVIERIRHFEKVKDQFSNSTAIIGSGMNPGVVQWMAIELLKSDSEERPLGCYIVEHDNSFFKDKSKAKNDVIYTTWSPECFLDEAISCYPMFMNHHTPLFLYENVYDVEFKVTLGDKQFYGCLMPHEEVYTLGKLYDMEGGFLYKINDHTTELIRSKLDDADQLWNHDMKVLDPLEAELDGEDLVGVLIVYQDKERYMYNTLKNRDIFSKYKTNATYFQVACGIYASLSVLLMDQIPKGVYYVDELLLNTNNHYGQYLTYYMTSFVIGENNHSDGPLLHRMKKMNQ; encoded by the coding sequence ATGGATGATTACCAAAAAGTGATAACCATTCTTGGGAGTGCAGGAGGGGCCGCAAAATCAATACTTTCCATATTGAACAAATCAGCTATTGATAAAAAGGATCCAATCCATCTTTTTATATCCAGTTGTATTATTCACTTAATTGATATTAAACAAAAGGAAGAAAAATATTATCATGAATTATTTCCACAACTAAAAGATCAAATTGTACTGCATCAATTTGATTTAAAAGATACAAAGAGGTTTATTAAGCATCTTGAAAGCACAAAAACATTATGTGTCATTGATCTTTCATGGGCGGATACGGTTGAAATGCTGCAATGTTGCGACGCATTAGGCATTAATTATGTTAATTCCGCTTTAGAAAACACAATGATCGATGAAAATGAAGAATTATATTATGGGTTTCCTGTAATTGAACGGATCAGGCATTTTGAAAAGGTTAAAGATCAATTTTCCAATTCTACAGCTATCATTGGATCGGGAATGAATCCAGGGGTGGTCCAATGGATGGCCATTGAGCTGTTAAAGAGTGATTCAGAGGAACGACCGCTTGGCTGTTACATTGTAGAGCATGACAATTCGTTTTTTAAGGACAAATCGAAGGCAAAGAATGACGTCATTTACACAACCTGGTCTCCCGAGTGCTTTCTGGATGAGGCTATTTCATGCTATCCAATGTTTATGAATCACCATACACCGCTCTTTTTATATGAAAATGTTTATGATGTCGAATTTAAGGTCACATTAGGGGACAAACAGTTTTACGGTTGTTTAATGCCTCATGAGGAAGTATATACTTTAGGTAAATTGTATGATATGGAAGGCGGCTTTTTATATAAGATAAATGACCATACGACGGAGTTAATCCGCTCGAAACTGGATGACGCCGATCAATTATGGAACCATGACATGAAGGTTCTCGATCCGCTTGAAGCCGAACTTGACGGGGAAGATCTAGTTGGTGTCCTTATCGTTTATCAAGATAAGGAGCGTTATATGTATAATACATTAAAGAATCGCGATATCTTTTCCAAATATAAAACCAATGCAACATACTTTCAAGTGGCCTGCGGGATATATGCTTCATTATCGGTGCTGCTAATGGATCAAATCCCCAAAGGGGTATACTATGTGGATGAGTTATTGTTAAATACCAATAATCATTACGGTCAATATTTGACCTATTATATGACGAGTTTTGTGATTGGGGAAAACAATCATTCAGATGGTCCATTACTTCACAGAATGAAAAAAATGAATCAATAA
- a CDS encoding glycine C-acetyltransferase has product MSSEILNKFLKENLEDLKEKGLYNVIDPVEGPNGPVITIAGRELINLSSNNYLGLATDRRLIEACIEATKRYGVGAGAVRTINGTLDIHVKLEEKLAEFKHTEAAIAYQSGFNCNMAAISGVMDKHDAILSDELNHASIIDGCRLSKAKIIPFIHSDMDDLRTKARQAKESGLYNKIMIITDGVFSMDGDIAKLPEIVKIAEEFDLITYVDDAHGSGVLGNGAGTVKHFGLSDKVDFQIGTLSKAIGVVGGYVAGKKDLIDWLKVRSRPFLFSTAATPGAVAASIEAIDILMNSSELQNKLWENSDYLKKGLKELGFDIGESETPITPCIIGDEAKTQQFSKRLNEEGVYAKSIVFPTVPKGTGRVRNMPTAAHTKEMLDRAIAIYEKVGKEMSII; this is encoded by the coding sequence ATGTCAAGTGAAATATTAAATAAATTTTTGAAAGAAAATTTGGAAGATTTAAAAGAAAAGGGACTTTACAACGTTATTGATCCGGTGGAAGGTCCAAACGGTCCGGTAATCACCATTGCAGGCAGAGAGCTTATTAATTTATCATCCAATAATTATTTAGGTTTAGCAACAGATAGACGATTAATAGAGGCTTGCATAGAAGCGACGAAAAGATATGGTGTCGGTGCCGGTGCGGTTCGTACGATCAACGGAACGTTAGACATTCATGTCAAATTAGAAGAAAAGCTTGCCGAGTTCAAACATACAGAAGCAGCCATTGCTTATCAATCTGGATTTAACTGTAATATGGCAGCGATTTCAGGAGTGATGGATAAACACGATGCCATTCTTTCAGATGAACTGAATCATGCTTCAATCATTGATGGTTGCCGATTATCCAAGGCGAAAATTATTCCCTTTATCCATTCCGACATGGACGATTTACGGACAAAAGCACGTCAAGCAAAGGAGTCCGGATTGTATAACAAGATCATGATTATTACCGACGGAGTGTTCTCCATGGATGGGGATATTGCCAAGCTTCCTGAAATTGTGAAGATAGCAGAAGAGTTCGATTTAATCACGTATGTTGATGATGCGCATGGTTCGGGTGTATTAGGTAATGGTGCAGGAACGGTAAAACATTTTGGATTATCGGATAAAGTGGATTTCCAAATTGGAACATTATCCAAAGCCATTGGTGTTGTTGGAGGCTATGTAGCAGGAAAGAAAGATTTGATTGATTGGTTAAAAGTGAGAAGCCGTCCATTTTTATTTTCAACGGCTGCCACACCGGGAGCAGTTGCAGCTAGTATAGAAGCCATCGATATTTTGATGAATAGCTCAGAACTTCAAAATAAGCTGTGGGAAAACAGCGATTACTTGAAAAAAGGCCTAAAAGAATTAGGATTTGATATCGGGGAGAGCGAAACACCGATTACACCTTGCATTATAGGTGATGAAGCAAAAACGCAGCAATTCAGCAAGAGGCTGAATGAAGAAGGTGTGTATGCCAAATCCATCGTATTCCCTACCGTTCCAAAGGGAACAGGAAGAGTGAGGAATATGCCTACGGCTGCTCATACAAAAGAGATGCTGGATCGTGCAATTGCCATTTATGAAAAAGTAGGAAAAGAGATGTCAATCATATAA
- a CDS encoding L-threonine 3-dehydrogenase, translating into MKKVLVTGALGQIGSELTLKMREIYGADNIIATDIRKTDSDVAQSGPFEILDVTDEKAMYNMAKKHEVDTIIHLAALLSATAEKKPLLAWHLNMGGLVNALESARELDCQLFTPSSIGAFGPTTPKDWTPQDIIQRPNTMYGVNKVSGELLCDYYHHKFGVDTRGLRFPGLISYVTPPGGGTTDYAVEIYYEAIKNKRYTSYIDKGTYMDMMYMPDALAAIINLMEADASKLKHRNSFNVSAMSFDPEQIAAEIKKHIPEFVMNYEVDPVRQSIADSWPNTIDSTCAKEEWGFKAEYDLEKMTNDMLLKLRLKSLLVTA; encoded by the coding sequence ATGAAAAAGGTCTTGGTAACGGGGGCTTTAGGTCAAATTGGTTCAGAATTGACGCTGAAAATGAGAGAGATTTATGGAGCTGACAATATCATTGCAACAGATATTCGAAAAACGGACAGCGATGTTGCTCAATCAGGTCCATTTGAGATATTGGATGTTACGGATGAAAAAGCGATGTATAACATGGCAAAAAAACATGAAGTGGATACGATTATACATTTAGCCGCTTTATTGTCGGCAACAGCTGAAAAGAAGCCGCTTTTAGCCTGGCATTTAAACATGGGCGGATTGGTCAATGCTTTGGAATCTGCACGAGAACTTGATTGTCAATTATTTACACCTAGTTCCATTGGAGCGTTTGGTCCAACCACTCCTAAAGATTGGACACCGCAAGACATCATTCAACGACCGAATACGATGTACGGAGTGAATAAAGTATCCGGAGAGTTATTATGTGATTATTATCATCATAAATTTGGGGTTGATACGAGAGGTCTTCGATTCCCGGGACTGATTTCGTATGTCACACCTCCTGGCGGCGGAACTACCGACTATGCAGTTGAAATTTACTATGAAGCGATTAAAAACAAACGATATACTTCTTACATTGATAAGGGAACGTATATGGATATGATGTATATGCCTGACGCTTTAGCAGCCATCATTAATTTAATGGAGGCAGATGCCTCAAAATTAAAACATCGCAATTCTTTCAATGTGTCAGCCATGAGCTTTGATCCGGAGCAAATTGCAGCCGAAATTAAAAAGCATATTCCGGAATTTGTCATGAATTATGAAGTCGATCCTGTAAGACAATCCATTGCAGACAGTTGGCCAAATACAATTGATTCAACTTGTGCGAAGGAAGAGTGGGGATTCAAGGCGGAATATGATTTGGAGAAAATGACGAATGATATGTTGTTAAAGCTGAGATTAAAGTCCCTTTTAGTAACAGCATAA
- a CDS encoding amino acid permease produces MANKDLNRDLKGRHIQMIALGGTIGVGLFMGSASTIQWTGPSVMLAYAISGLFIFLIMRAMGEMLYLEPSTGSFATFGYKYIHPLAGYMTAWSNWFQWVIVGMAEIIAVGTYMQYWFPDLPAWIPGLIAMVILGAANLISVKSFGEIEFWFALIKIVTIILMIVAGFGLIFFGIGNGGEALGLSNLWEHGGLFTGGWKGFFFALSLVVAAYQGVELIGITAGEAKDPQETITKAIQSTIWRILIFYIGAIFIIVTVYPWDQLSAIGSPFVATFAKVGITAAAGIINFVVITAAMSGCNSGIYSAGRMLYTLGMNGQAPKFFAKVSNSGVPLFGTFGVIVGLAIGVVLSYIAPENLFVHVYSASVLPGMIPWFVILISQIKFRKIKKAEMHNHPFKMPFAPVTNYLTIAFLVMVLIGMWFNDDTRISLMVGIGFLAIVVISYFAFGIDKRVQANAQAEAQEDKVG; encoded by the coding sequence ATGGCAAACAAAGATTTGAATAGGGACTTGAAAGGTCGTCATATTCAGATGATCGCTTTGGGCGGAACGATTGGTGTCGGTTTATTTATGGGTTCAGCCAGCACGATCCAATGGACAGGCCCGTCTGTAATGTTAGCTTATGCGATCTCTGGGCTTTTTATATTCTTGATCATGCGCGCAATGGGGGAAATGTTGTATTTGGAGCCAAGTACAGGTTCATTTGCAACATTTGGTTATAAGTACATTCATCCATTGGCAGGGTATATGACAGCATGGAGTAACTGGTTCCAGTGGGTTATTGTCGGGATGGCAGAAATTATTGCAGTGGGGACGTACATGCAGTATTGGTTCCCTGATCTCCCTGCTTGGATTCCAGGTTTAATCGCAATGGTGATTCTTGGAGCAGCGAACTTAATTTCCGTTAAATCCTTTGGGGAAATTGAATTTTGGTTTGCATTGATTAAAATCGTGACTATCATTTTAATGATCGTTGCAGGATTTGGACTTATCTTCTTTGGAATCGGTAACGGAGGGGAAGCCTTAGGATTATCGAATCTTTGGGAGCATGGCGGTTTATTTACAGGTGGCTGGAAGGGCTTCTTCTTTGCTCTTTCACTGGTGGTTGCCGCTTATCAAGGTGTAGAATTAATTGGGATTACAGCTGGTGAAGCAAAAGATCCTCAAGAAACGATAACGAAAGCGATTCAAAGTACCATTTGGCGTATTTTAATCTTCTATATCGGTGCGATTTTCATTATTGTAACCGTTTACCCTTGGGATCAATTAAGCGCGATTGGCAGTCCATTTGTTGCGACTTTTGCGAAGGTTGGTATCACGGCAGCAGCTGGAATCATTAACTTTGTCGTAATCACGGCTGCTATGTCTGGCTGCAATAGTGGTATTTACAGTGCTGGACGCATGCTTTACACATTAGGGATGAATGGACAAGCACCAAAATTCTTTGCTAAAGTATCCAATAGCGGTGTTCCTTTATTCGGTACGTTCGGAGTGATAGTCGGGTTAGCAATTGGGGTTGTTTTAAGTTATATTGCACCAGAAAATTTATTTGTGCATGTATACAGTGCGAGTGTACTTCCTGGAATGATTCCATGGTTTGTCATTCTGATCAGTCAAATTAAATTCAGGAAAATCAAAAAAGCTGAAATGCACAATCATCCATTCAAGATGCCTTTTGCACCTGTTACAAACTACCTGACCATCGCTTTCTTGGTCATGGTATTGATCGGTATGTGGTTTAATGATGACACACGTATATCACTTATGGTTGGAATAGGTTTTCTTGCTATCGTTGTAATTAGTTATTTCGCTTTTGGAATAGACAAGCGTGTACAAGCCAATGCTCAGGCAGAGGCTCAGGAAGATAAAGTGGGTTAA
- a CDS encoding RNA polymerase alpha subunit C-terminal domain-containing protein — protein sequence MTTSKKNLRTCEKGHKYYKSSDCPTCPVCEQERKPDTGFLSVLSAPARRALEYNGVTSLQQLSTYSEKEILKFHGMGPASLPKLRAALETGGLSFKD from the coding sequence ATGACAACTTCAAAGAAGAATTTGAGGACTTGCGAAAAGGGACACAAATACTATAAATCCAGCGACTGTCCGACCTGCCCTGTATGTGAGCAGGAACGAAAACCTGACACCGGATTTCTTTCAGTGCTCTCGGCACCAGCCAGACGTGCATTGGAATACAATGGGGTAACCTCTTTACAACAGCTCTCAACATATAGTGAAAAAGAGATTTTGAAATTTCACGGTATGGGACCAGCTTCTTTACCTAAACTTAGGGCTGCTTTGGAGACAGGCGGGTTATCATTCAAAGATTAA